From Microbacterium sp. LWH11-1.2, one genomic window encodes:
- a CDS encoding DUF4395 domain-containing protein has protein sequence MTSPAGIDPRGPRFAATITAVLLLVATFLALIGISTAQATGWFAYQPLADATFVPGTWAIASASLAQRALDPGFLVTVVIALLFLWSVVSPATAPWGVLFRRLVRPRLAPPAELEDPRPPRFSQGVGLFVVGIGLILHLIGVPWALPIATAAAFIAAFLNAAFAFCLGCQLYLLLQRAGIIGRAASTA, from the coding sequence ATGACATCTCCCGCAGGCATCGATCCGCGCGGCCCGCGCTTCGCCGCCACGATCACGGCCGTGCTCCTCCTGGTCGCGACGTTCCTGGCGCTGATCGGCATCTCGACGGCGCAGGCGACCGGCTGGTTCGCCTATCAGCCCCTGGCGGACGCGACCTTCGTCCCCGGCACCTGGGCGATCGCATCGGCATCGCTCGCCCAGCGCGCCCTCGACCCTGGCTTCCTCGTCACCGTCGTCATCGCCCTCCTGTTCCTCTGGAGCGTCGTCTCCCCGGCGACCGCCCCGTGGGGCGTGCTGTTCCGCCGCCTCGTGCGCCCCCGCCTCGCGCCGCCGGCCGAGCTCGAGGACCCTCGACCGCCGCGGTTCTCGCAGGGCGTGGGACTCTTCGTCGTCGGCATCGGCCTGATCCTGCATCTGATCGGCGTACCCTGGGCGCTCCCGATCGCCACAGCGGCGGCCTTCATCGCGGCGTTCCTGAACGCCGCCTTCGCGTTCTGCCTCGGCTGCCAGCTGTACCTGCTGCTGCAGCGCGCCGGCATCATCGGTCGGGCGGCGTCGACCGCCTGA
- a CDS encoding OsmC family peroxiredoxin, with translation MPVTSEAASTWTGSLMEGSGTVAFSSSNLGTFPINWKARSEGSDTTTTPEELIAAAHSSCFSMALSHALAENGTPPEKVNTSASVTFKPGVGITGSHLNVNAVVPGLSPERFQEIAAEAKVGCPVSQALAGIEITLEATLA, from the coding sequence ATGCCCGTCACCAGCGAAGCCGCCAGCACGTGGACCGGATCGCTCATGGAAGGGTCGGGCACCGTCGCGTTCTCTTCATCGAACCTCGGCACCTTCCCGATCAACTGGAAGGCCCGCAGCGAGGGCAGCGACACGACCACGACCCCGGAGGAGCTCATCGCCGCGGCGCACTCGTCCTGCTTCAGCATGGCGCTCTCGCACGCCCTCGCCGAGAACGGGACCCCGCCGGAGAAGGTCAACACCAGCGCGTCCGTGACGTTCAAGCCGGGCGTCGGGATCACCGGCAGCCACCTCAACGTGAACGCGGTCGTCCCGGGTCTGTCGCCGGAGAGGTTCCAGGAGATCGCCGCCGAGGCCAAGGTCGGCTGCCCCGTGTCTCAGGCGCTCGCCGGCATCGAGATCACCCTCGAGGCCACGCTGGCCTGA
- the dapB gene encoding 4-hydroxy-tetrahydrodipicolinate reductase: MTSQVALVGGTGKLGKIIHAVIDDLEGFEVSRVLTSSSDLSELEGADLVVDASTPQISIDVVRSAVERGINVLVATSGWSAERIALVRPLVEAAGTGVVFIPNFSLGSVLGSALAAAAAPFFGSAEIIEAHQETKIDSPSGTAVRTAELIAAARAEQGPVSAPHADQRARGQQVGSVPIHSLRRPGVVAKQEVILSGPGESLTFTHDTVDPALAYAPGIRLAVPFAREAKGVVVGLEHMIDIGIRA, from the coding sequence ATGACCTCGCAGGTAGCACTCGTCGGCGGAACCGGGAAGCTCGGGAAGATCATCCACGCGGTGATCGATGATCTCGAGGGCTTCGAGGTGAGCCGTGTGCTGACCTCGTCGAGCGATCTCTCCGAGTTGGAGGGTGCCGACCTCGTCGTGGACGCGTCGACGCCTCAGATCAGCATCGACGTCGTGCGTTCCGCCGTCGAGCGCGGCATCAACGTGCTCGTGGCGACGTCGGGGTGGTCGGCGGAGCGGATCGCGCTCGTGCGGCCGCTCGTCGAGGCGGCCGGCACCGGCGTGGTCTTCATCCCGAACTTCTCCCTCGGCTCTGTCCTCGGCTCGGCCCTCGCCGCGGCCGCGGCCCCGTTCTTCGGCTCGGCCGAGATCATCGAGGCGCATCAGGAGACCAAGATCGATTCGCCCAGCGGCACGGCGGTGCGCACCGCCGAGCTCATCGCCGCTGCTCGCGCCGAGCAGGGACCGGTGAGCGCCCCGCACGCGGATCAGCGCGCCCGGGGTCAGCAGGTCGGCAGCGTGCCGATCCACTCGCTGCGTCGCCCCGGTGTGGTGGCCAAGCAGGAGGTCATCCTCTCGGGCCCCGGCGAGTCCCTCACGTTCACGCACGACACGGTCGATCCCGCGCTCGCATACGCCCCCGGCATCCGGCTCGCCGTGCCGTTCGCCCGCGAGGCGAAGGGCGTGGTCGTGGGGTTGGAGCACATGATCGACATCGGCATCCGCGCATGA
- a CDS encoding histidine phosphatase family protein, which yields MTHYIYLVRHGEHQDAEHGLADGPLSPRGQRQAELIADRLSGLPLDAVWHSPLLRANETARAIAGRLPSVDPEPTALLFDCVPTGMTEETPAAFEPFFGSISDAEIDAGRAQMADAVNEFLMRKNGEVHEVLITHNFVISWFVREVLGAPEWRWMTLNQAHCGLTIIAQKQGRPWTLLNHNDTGHLPFELRTGIPDPMPV from the coding sequence GTGACGCACTACATATATCTGGTCAGACATGGTGAACATCAGGATGCCGAGCACGGCCTCGCCGACGGTCCCCTGTCGCCGCGCGGGCAGCGGCAGGCCGAGCTGATCGCCGACCGGCTGTCCGGTCTGCCGCTCGACGCCGTCTGGCATTCGCCGCTGCTGCGGGCCAACGAGACCGCCCGTGCGATCGCCGGTCGGCTCCCGTCCGTCGATCCCGAACCGACCGCGCTGCTCTTCGACTGCGTCCCCACCGGGATGACGGAGGAGACGCCTGCCGCGTTCGAGCCGTTCTTCGGGTCGATCTCCGACGCGGAGATCGATGCCGGTCGCGCGCAGATGGCGGATGCCGTCAACGAGTTCCTGATGCGCAAGAACGGCGAGGTGCACGAGGTCCTCATCACGCACAACTTCGTGATCTCCTGGTTCGTCCGCGAGGTGCTCGGTGCACCGGAATGGCGCTGGATGACACTCAACCAGGCGCACTGCGGACTGACGATCATCGCGCAGAAGCAGGGGCGACCGTGGACGCTGCTCAACCACAACGACACCGGACACCTGCCGTTCGAGCTGCGGACGGGCATCCCGGACCCGATGCCCGTCTGA
- a CDS encoding aldo/keto reductase, translating into MRLFSVGAGASDERAQRGTEPASIEHPSAPIPIVGPGVGETVRMPLGETGFDTFPLMLGAAEFGWNVDLETSHGILDRYVEFGGNAIHTADGFSGGRSEHILGQWLRSRGQRDRAILSVRIGAHADNPGLGSVNLVRAVEGSLTRLGVDRIDVLYLDATLDRTTNVEDTLATVEWLKDAGKIGAVGAFGFAPEKLVEARILASAGYPRIEVIDAPYNLLRRQPFEGDLRLVAGAQNLAVTPSHALEHGFLSGRHRSKALTSQGVRGEQLRGHLNRRGIKILRALDQVATELAVPVAAVSIAWLLAQRTVAAPIVNTFATEHVDELMQGAGVTLSRAQVAELTRAGN; encoded by the coding sequence ATGCGGTTGTTCAGCGTAGGCGCGGGAGCGTCGGACGAGCGAGCCCAGAGGGGCACGGAACCCGCCTCCATCGAGCATCCCTCCGCACCGATCCCGATCGTCGGACCCGGCGTGGGGGAGACGGTGCGGATGCCGCTCGGCGAGACCGGCTTCGACACGTTCCCGCTCATGCTGGGAGCCGCGGAGTTCGGCTGGAACGTCGACCTCGAGACGAGCCACGGCATCCTCGACCGCTACGTGGAGTTCGGCGGCAACGCGATCCACACGGCCGACGGCTTCTCCGGCGGTCGGAGCGAGCACATCCTCGGTCAGTGGCTGCGGTCGCGCGGACAGCGCGATCGGGCGATCCTGAGCGTGCGCATCGGAGCACATGCCGACAACCCCGGTCTCGGCTCCGTGAACCTCGTCCGCGCCGTCGAGGGGTCGCTCACGCGGCTCGGCGTCGACCGCATCGATGTGCTCTACCTCGACGCGACCCTCGACAGGACGACGAACGTCGAAGACACTCTCGCGACGGTCGAATGGCTCAAGGACGCGGGCAAGATCGGTGCCGTCGGCGCATTCGGCTTCGCACCGGAGAAGCTCGTGGAGGCGCGGATCCTGGCGTCGGCCGGCTACCCGCGCATCGAGGTGATCGACGCGCCGTACAACCTGCTCCGTCGGCAGCCGTTCGAAGGCGACCTCCGCCTCGTCGCCGGGGCGCAGAACCTCGCCGTCACGCCCTCGCACGCGCTCGAGCACGGCTTCCTGTCCGGTCGTCATCGGAGCAAGGCGCTGACGTCGCAGGGCGTCCGCGGCGAGCAGTTGCGCGGTCATCTCAACCGTCGGGGGATCAAGATCCTCCGCGCGCTGGATCAGGTGGCCACGGAACTCGCGGTCCCGGTGGCCGCGGTCTCGATCGCCTGGCTGCTGGCCCAGCGCACGGTCGCCGCCCCGATCGTGAACACCTTCGCGACCGAGCACGTCGACGAGCTCATGCAGGGCGCGGGGGTCACGCTCTCGCGTGCCCAGGTCGCCGAGCTCACGCGCGCCGGCAACTGA
- a CDS encoding polyribonucleotide nucleotidyltransferase, with protein sequence MEGPEITATEAVLDNGRFGTRTIRFETGRLAQQAQGAVAAYLDGETMLLSATSAGKNPREGFDFFPLTVDVEERSYAAGKIPGSFFRREGRPSTEAILVCRLIDRPLRPSFVDGLRNEVQIVITVLSIAPGEFYDALAINAASASTQISGLPFSGPVAGVRLAFIPGHGEHADQWVAFPTAEQVGEAVFDLIVAGRVVTKADGTEDVAIMMVEAEATEGSWNLIKAGATKPNEEIVAQGLEASKPFIAQLVKAQAELAATASKEPGVYPVFPAYSQEVYDFVAGRSYDELVGVYQIADKTERQTADDAIKDRVKAELIEATESGSLPAAAPLEFSAAYKSVTKKIVRGRILTEGARIDGRGLADIRPLDAEVQVIPRVHGSAIFQRGETQIMGVTTLNMLKMEQQIDSLSPTTSKRYMHHYNFPPYSTGETGRVGSPKRREIGHGFLAERALVPVLPSREEFPYAIRQVSEALSSNGSTSMGSVCASTLSLLNAGVPLRAAVAGIAMGLVSDEVDGETRYAALTDILGAEDALGDMDFKVAGTSEFVTAIQLDTKLDGIPSSVLAGALTQAREARLTILNVLNAAIDAPDEMAPTAPRVISVQIPVDKIGELIGPKGKTINAIQDETGAQISIEEDGTVYIGATDGPSAEAARAQVNAIANPTNPEIGEQFLGTVVKIATFGAFVSLLPGKDGLLHVTEVRKLAGGKRVENVDDVLSVGQKILVKITKIDDRGKLSLEPVLDDAPAAEATPAEDAAAE encoded by the coding sequence TTGGAAGGTCCTGAAATCACCGCCACCGAGGCCGTTCTCGACAACGGCCGCTTCGGCACCCGCACCATCCGCTTCGAGACCGGCCGCCTCGCGCAGCAGGCTCAGGGCGCAGTCGCCGCGTACCTCGACGGCGAGACCATGCTCCTCTCGGCCACCAGCGCAGGCAAGAACCCGCGCGAGGGCTTCGACTTCTTCCCGCTGACGGTCGACGTCGAGGAGCGCTCCTACGCCGCGGGCAAGATCCCCGGCTCGTTCTTCCGTCGCGAGGGCCGCCCCTCCACCGAGGCGATCCTCGTCTGCCGTCTGATCGACCGTCCGCTGCGTCCGTCGTTCGTCGACGGTCTGCGCAACGAGGTCCAGATCGTCATCACCGTGCTGTCGATCGCTCCCGGCGAGTTCTACGACGCTCTCGCCATCAACGCCGCGTCCGCGTCGACGCAGATCTCGGGTCTGCCGTTCTCGGGCCCGGTCGCCGGTGTGCGTCTCGCGTTCATCCCCGGCCACGGCGAGCACGCCGACCAGTGGGTCGCGTTCCCGACCGCCGAGCAGGTGGGCGAGGCCGTCTTCGACCTGATCGTCGCCGGTCGCGTCGTCACCAAGGCCGATGGCACGGAAGACGTCGCCATCATGATGGTCGAGGCCGAGGCCACCGAGGGCAGCTGGAACCTCATCAAGGCCGGCGCCACCAAGCCGAACGAGGAGATCGTGGCCCAGGGTCTCGAGGCCTCGAAGCCGTTCATCGCCCAGCTCGTCAAGGCTCAGGCCGAGCTCGCGGCGACCGCGTCGAAGGAGCCGGGCGTGTACCCGGTCTTCCCGGCGTACAGCCAGGAGGTCTACGACTTCGTCGCCGGCCGCTCCTACGACGAGCTCGTCGGCGTGTACCAGATCGCCGACAAGACCGAGCGTCAGACGGCGGACGACGCGATCAAGGATCGCGTCAAGGCCGAGCTCATCGAGGCCACCGAGTCGGGATCGCTCCCGGCTGCGGCCCCGCTCGAGTTCTCCGCGGCGTACAAGTCGGTCACGAAGAAGATCGTGCGCGGTCGCATCCTCACCGAAGGTGCTCGCATCGACGGTCGCGGCCTGGCGGACATCCGTCCGCTCGACGCCGAGGTGCAGGTCATCCCGCGCGTCCACGGCTCCGCGATCTTCCAGCGCGGCGAGACCCAGATCATGGGTGTCACCACGCTGAACATGCTCAAGATGGAGCAGCAGATCGACTCTCTGTCGCCCACGACGAGCAAGCGCTACATGCACCACTACAACTTCCCGCCCTACTCGACCGGCGAGACCGGCCGGGTCGGTTCGCCGAAGCGTCGCGAGATCGGGCACGGCTTCCTGGCCGAGCGCGCGCTCGTGCCGGTGCTGCCGAGCCGCGAGGAGTTCCCGTACGCGATCCGTCAGGTGTCCGAGGCGCTGAGCTCCAACGGCTCGACCTCGATGGGCTCCGTCTGCGCCTCGACCCTGTCGCTGCTGAACGCGGGTGTGCCGCTGCGCGCCGCCGTCGCCGGCATCGCGATGGGCCTCGTCTCCGACGAGGTCGACGGTGAGACGCGCTACGCCGCGCTGACCGACATCCTGGGGGCCGAGGACGCTCTCGGCGACATGGACTTCAAGGTCGCCGGAACGAGCGAGTTCGTCACGGCGATCCAGCTCGACACGAAGCTCGACGGCATCCCGTCGTCGGTGCTCGCCGGCGCGCTGACCCAGGCTCGCGAGGCTCGTCTGACGATCCTCAACGTCCTGAACGCCGCGATCGACGCTCCCGACGAGATGGCGCCGACCGCGCCGCGCGTCATCAGCGTGCAGATCCCGGTCGACAAGATCGGCGAGCTGATCGGCCCGAAGGGCAAGACGATCAACGCGATCCAGGACGAGACCGGCGCGCAGATCTCCATCGAGGAGGACGGCACCGTCTACATCGGCGCGACCGACGGCCCCTCGGCCGAGGCCGCTCGTGCGCAGGTCAACGCGATCGCCAACCCGACCAACCCCGAGATCGGCGAGCAGTTCCTCGGAACCGTCGTGAAGATCGCCACCTTCGGCGCCTTCGTCTCGCTGCTCCCGGGCAAGGACGGCCTGCTCCACGTCACCGAGGTGCGCAAGCTCGCCGGTGGCAAGCGCGTCGAGAACGTCGACGACGTCCTCTCGGTCGGCCAGAAGATCCTCGTGAAGATCACGAAGATCGACGACCGCGGCAAGCTGTCGCTCGAGCCCGTGCTCGACGACGCACCTGCCGCCGAGGCCACGCCCGCCGAGGACGCAGCCGCCGAGTAA
- a CDS encoding UDP-glucose/GDP-mannose dehydrogenase family protein, producing MRMSVIGCGYLGAVHAAAMASIGHDVVGIDVDEGKVAALAAGTAPFFEPRLTELLSDGLASGRLRFSSDMADAAGADVHFLAVGTPQTAGGHAADLRYVDAAVESLLPHLRAGDVVAGKSTVPVGTAARLAERLTRTGAALVWNPEFLREGWAVHDTLTPDRLVVGAAPDADGSRAVDVLREAYADAIASGTPFLVTDLATAELVKGAANAFLATKISFINAMAEIAEAAGADVTLLADALGHDGRIGRRYLGSGIGFGGGCLPKDIRAFAARAEELGRGEAVGFLREVDAINLRRRDRAVQLVVDALGGLVFGRRIAVLGAAFKPFSDDIRDSPALDVAVRLRGLGADVVVTDPAAIDNAQAAHPQLGYARERDDALREADAVVIVTEWDEYRRDLSPAHAGGLVRGRIVIDGRNCLDAAAWRSAGWQYHGMGRR from the coding sequence ATGCGCATGTCAGTGATCGGCTGCGGCTACCTCGGTGCCGTGCATGCCGCCGCCATGGCCTCGATCGGACACGATGTCGTCGGCATCGACGTCGACGAGGGGAAGGTCGCCGCACTGGCCGCGGGGACGGCGCCGTTCTTCGAGCCTCGGCTCACCGAGCTGCTCTCGGACGGCCTGGCATCCGGACGGCTGCGCTTCAGCAGCGACATGGCGGATGCCGCGGGTGCGGACGTGCACTTCCTCGCGGTCGGCACGCCCCAGACGGCGGGAGGACACGCGGCGGACCTCCGATACGTCGACGCGGCCGTGGAGAGCCTGCTCCCCCACCTCCGCGCCGGGGACGTCGTCGCGGGGAAGTCGACGGTCCCGGTCGGCACCGCGGCGCGACTGGCCGAGCGACTGACGCGCACAGGGGCCGCCCTCGTCTGGAATCCGGAGTTCCTCCGCGAAGGCTGGGCCGTCCACGACACGCTCACCCCGGACCGGCTCGTGGTCGGCGCCGCCCCGGACGCCGACGGCTCTCGGGCGGTCGACGTGCTCCGCGAGGCCTACGCGGACGCGATCGCGTCGGGCACGCCGTTCCTGGTGACCGATCTGGCCACCGCCGAGCTCGTCAAGGGCGCGGCGAACGCCTTCCTCGCCACGAAGATCTCGTTCATCAACGCGATGGCCGAGATCGCCGAGGCGGCCGGCGCCGACGTCACCCTCCTCGCCGACGCTCTCGGGCATGACGGCCGCATCGGGCGGCGCTACCTCGGCTCGGGCATCGGCTTCGGCGGCGGCTGTCTCCCCAAGGACATCCGCGCCTTCGCCGCCAGAGCGGAGGAGCTCGGGCGCGGCGAGGCCGTGGGATTCCTCCGCGAGGTCGACGCCATCAACCTGCGGCGACGCGACCGGGCCGTGCAGCTCGTCGTCGACGCGCTCGGCGGCCTCGTCTTCGGTCGACGGATCGCGGTGCTGGGCGCGGCCTTCAAGCCGTTCAGCGATGACATCCGCGACTCGCCGGCCCTCGACGTCGCCGTGCGCCTGCGCGGGCTCGGCGCCGATGTCGTGGTGACCGACCCGGCGGCGATCGACAACGCGCAGGCCGCGCATCCCCAGCTCGGCTACGCGAGGGAGCGCGACGACGCGCTGCGCGAGGCCGACGCGGTCGTGATCGTCACCGAGTGGGACGAGTACCGCCGCGACCTCTCCCCCGCGCACGCCGGCGGCCTCGTCCGCGGACGGATCGTCATCGACGGGCGCAACTGCCTCGATGCCGCAGCGTGGCGCTCTGCCGGCTGGCAGTACCACGGCATGGGTCGGCGCTGA
- a CDS encoding GDSL-type esterase/lipase family protein, with protein MRVAIITESFLPHMNGVTGSVLQILRHLERRGHDAHVIAPAAVGIPETVDGARIEAIPSLALPGYRNVRVGTSTAHRVATSLRRFEPDVVHLASPFALGWRGVLAAERLDTASVAAYQTDVAAYTERYGIAATTGIAQTHIARLHRRATLTLAPSAESAQQLAALGIDRVRRWGRGVDAERFQPARRDGALRAGWGADVVIGYVGRLAPEKQVEDLAVLHDLPGTRLVIVGEGPSRSRLESLLPDAVFLGHLDGEALAAAMASFDLFVHPGESETFGQTLQEAHASGVPVIATGRGGPLDLVRMGVDGWLYRPGDLADLRMRVADLAGDARKRRAFGEAGRDAVQGRSWTSVCDQLLGHFEDARTLHRVDAGARARRVVRPEVAAPASPRRWRRYVALGDSLTEGLCDPAPDGALRGWADRLALLLAARGGLHYANLAIRSKRVGDVCGTQLERALELRPDLVSILVGANDLVKHRADVAGLAVRLEEAVVRLRDIGADVVLVTPFLPGRRAASIYTRRFSAFATALAGVAARTGAILIDTDLHPSLPDRPNWGEDLVHLSSRGHRFLAYRAAEVLGVPDADALGALDAALHENETIGAGVWWRRHALPWVWRRLHGRAAGDGRSAKHDDYVYLGRSAAVRGVLSDR; from the coding sequence GTGAGAGTAGCGATCATCACGGAGTCCTTCCTTCCGCACATGAACGGCGTGACCGGATCGGTGCTGCAGATCCTGCGACACCTCGAGCGCCGGGGGCACGACGCGCATGTCATCGCCCCCGCCGCCGTCGGCATCCCGGAGACCGTGGACGGCGCGCGCATCGAGGCCATCCCGAGCCTCGCGCTGCCGGGCTATCGGAACGTCCGGGTCGGCACCTCGACGGCGCACCGCGTCGCGACCTCCCTTCGCCGATTCGAGCCGGACGTCGTCCATCTCGCCTCGCCCTTCGCGCTCGGGTGGCGCGGCGTGCTCGCGGCGGAACGGCTCGATACGGCATCCGTCGCCGCCTACCAGACCGACGTCGCCGCCTACACGGAGCGCTACGGCATCGCCGCGACCACGGGCATCGCCCAGACGCACATCGCCCGGCTCCACCGGCGCGCGACCCTGACGCTCGCCCCCTCGGCGGAGTCGGCCCAGCAGCTGGCCGCGCTCGGCATCGACCGCGTGCGCCGCTGGGGCCGCGGAGTGGATGCCGAGCGGTTCCAGCCCGCCCGCCGTGACGGCGCGCTGCGCGCCGGCTGGGGAGCGGACGTCGTGATCGGCTACGTGGGCAGGCTCGCACCGGAGAAGCAGGTCGAGGACCTCGCGGTGCTGCACGACCTGCCAGGGACGCGACTCGTGATCGTGGGCGAGGGGCCGAGCCGTTCCCGGTTGGAGAGCCTGCTGCCGGATGCCGTCTTCCTCGGACATCTCGACGGCGAAGCGCTCGCCGCGGCGATGGCCTCCTTCGACCTGTTCGTGCACCCGGGGGAGAGCGAGACGTTCGGGCAGACCCTGCAGGAGGCTCACGCGAGCGGAGTGCCGGTCATCGCGACCGGCCGTGGCGGTCCGCTCGACCTCGTGCGCATGGGCGTCGACGGCTGGCTCTACCGGCCGGGCGACCTCGCCGACCTGCGCATGCGCGTCGCCGATCTCGCGGGGGACGCCCGCAAGCGGCGTGCCTTCGGCGAAGCAGGACGCGACGCCGTGCAGGGGCGCAGCTGGACGAGTGTGTGCGACCAGCTGCTCGGACACTTCGAGGACGCGCGGACGCTGCATCGGGTGGATGCCGGTGCTCGCGCTCGCCGTGTGGTGCGCCCGGAGGTCGCCGCACCTGCCTCGCCGCGGAGATGGCGTCGCTACGTGGCCCTCGGCGACTCGCTCACCGAAGGGCTCTGCGATCCGGCTCCGGACGGGGCCCTGCGCGGCTGGGCCGACCGGCTCGCGCTGCTCCTCGCCGCGCGCGGCGGCCTGCACTATGCGAACCTCGCGATCCGCTCGAAGCGCGTCGGAGACGTCTGCGGCACGCAGCTGGAGCGGGCCCTGGAACTGCGGCCGGACCTCGTGTCGATCCTCGTCGGTGCGAACGACCTGGTGAAGCACCGCGCCGACGTCGCCGGCTTGGCGGTGCGCCTCGAGGAGGCGGTGGTCCGGCTCCGCGACATCGGTGCCGATGTGGTGCTGGTGACGCCTTTCCTGCCGGGGCGGCGCGCCGCATCCATCTACACGCGACGGTTCTCCGCCTTCGCGACCGCCCTCGCGGGGGTCGCCGCGCGCACGGGAGCGATCCTGATCGACACCGATCTGCATCCGTCGCTGCCGGACCGTCCGAACTGGGGCGAGGACCTCGTGCACCTGAGCAGCCGAGGACACCGCTTCCTCGCCTACCGCGCGGCGGAGGTGCTCGGCGTCCCGGATGCCGACGCGCTCGGCGCACTCGACGCGGCGCTGCACGAGAACGAGACGATCGGCGCGGGCGTGTGGTGGCGACGGCACGCCCTGCCCTGGGTCTGGCGCCGCCTGCACGGCCGCGCCGCCGGTGACGGCCGCTCGGCGAAGCACGACGACTATGTGTATCTCGGCCGGTCCGCGGCCGTGCGCGGAGTGCTCTCCGACCGTTGA
- a CDS encoding VTT domain-containing protein produces MPTDVLAESLTGPWSLMLMSLLVLGDAFFVVVPGEIAVTALGALAVTNGAPALWAVIVCAAGAAALGDACCYLIGRLVGTDRWRWMRAPRVRQALEWAGRRLESGTATVLFTARFVPFARLAINLVAGASRIHPPRYLALVAIAATAWAAYQAAVGAAVAAVVPGGPLVAVPVSIAVAVGVGALIDLALRRSRP; encoded by the coding sequence GTGCCGACCGATGTGCTCGCCGAATCGCTCACCGGACCCTGGAGCCTCATGCTGATGAGCCTCCTCGTCCTCGGGGACGCCTTCTTCGTGGTCGTCCCCGGCGAGATCGCGGTGACGGCGCTCGGAGCGCTCGCGGTCACGAACGGCGCCCCCGCGCTGTGGGCGGTGATCGTGTGCGCGGCCGGTGCCGCCGCACTCGGTGACGCGTGCTGCTATCTGATCGGGCGGCTGGTCGGCACGGACCGCTGGCGATGGATGCGGGCGCCGCGCGTGCGGCAGGCGCTCGAGTGGGCAGGGCGCCGCCTCGAGAGCGGCACCGCCACCGTGCTCTTCACAGCGCGCTTCGTGCCCTTCGCGCGGCTCGCGATCAACCTCGTCGCCGGAGCATCGCGGATCCACCCGCCGCGCTATCTCGCACTCGTCGCGATCGCCGCGACCGCGTGGGCCGCCTACCAGGCGGCCGTGGGAGCCGCCGTCGCCGCCGTCGTCCCCGGAGGGCCTCTCGTCGCGGTGCCGGTGTCGATCGCGGTGGCGGTGGGCGTCGGCGCCCTGATCGACCTCGCCCTGCGCCGCAGCCGGCCCTGA
- a CDS encoding DUF5302 domain-containing protein: MSTEEGATSSEEMKRKFKEALEKKNAQHRQGESHLDGDSAVHGAAAPQTRREFRRKSG; the protein is encoded by the coding sequence ATGAGCACCGAAGAAGGCGCCACCTCCTCCGAGGAGATGAAGCGCAAGTTCAAGGAAGCGCTCGAGAAGAAGAACGCGCAGCACCGACAGGGCGAGTCGCACCTCGACGGCGATTCCGCCGTGCACGGCGCGGCCGCCCCGCAGACGCGGCGCGAGTTCCGACGCAAGAGCGGTTGA